In Bacillus sp. FJAT-45037, the following are encoded in one genomic region:
- a CDS encoding glutathione ABC transporter substrate-binding protein, with protein MKMSKNSLFAFLLAVVFAVVLSACASEPDSSGAPTTDEDGETEASEGGDLVIGTGSDAVSLDPASSNDVPSSNVVANMYETLIYQNEDLELEAGLAEDWEMIDDNTWQFKIREGVKFHDDSDLTAEVIKANYDRILDPEVASPRSFLIEMVTDIEVIDEYTLNLTTEYPFSPLPAHLAHNGMSIVSLPAIEADMEAVADGGTPGASISENPAGTGFFKYDEWNPGSYVRLVKNEDYWGEPAKLDSVTFSVVPEDLTRIAELETGGAHIIFPVSPSDVSRVENTPEVSLDRTNSVSISYIGFNMEKEPFDDQLVRQAISMAINKEGIVSGILDDTGLPAVGPLAPDVFGFDDSVDALPYDPEKAQELLAEAGFEDGFSTTIWTNDNRERMDIAEYVQAELSKINVDVSIEVLEWGAYLEQTANGQHDMFILGWTTVTGDADYGMYPLFHSSNVGEAGNRTFMKDAELDEILVEARQTSDEETRLSLYKQAQEMLVEDAPMIYLYHQEYLVGVRDNVQGFWKHPNGTYMLHDVSIN; from the coding sequence GTGAAAATGTCTAAAAATTCACTTTTTGCTTTTTTGTTAGCTGTAGTATTCGCTGTAGTATTATCAGCATGTGCGAGTGAGCCGGACAGTTCTGGTGCACCAACTACTGATGAAGATGGCGAAACTGAGGCTTCTGAAGGCGGAGACTTAGTAATTGGAACTGGGTCAGATGCAGTTTCATTAGATCCAGCAAGTTCAAATGATGTTCCTTCAAGTAATGTTGTTGCGAATATGTATGAAACACTAATTTATCAGAATGAAGATCTTGAACTTGAGGCTGGACTAGCTGAAGATTGGGAAATGATTGATGATAATACGTGGCAGTTTAAGATTCGTGAAGGGGTTAAGTTCCATGATGATTCGGACTTAACGGCAGAAGTTATTAAAGCGAATTACGATCGCATTCTTGATCCAGAAGTAGCATCACCACGTTCATTCTTAATTGAAATGGTAACAGATATCGAAGTGATTGATGAGTATACATTAAACCTTACGACTGAGTATCCATTCTCTCCACTACCTGCTCACTTAGCTCATAATGGTATGTCAATTGTTTCATTACCTGCAATTGAAGCTGATATGGAAGCTGTAGCAGATGGTGGTACACCTGGTGCTTCAATTAGTGAAAATCCAGCTGGGACAGGGTTCTTTAAGTATGATGAGTGGAACCCAGGTTCTTATGTACGCCTTGTGAAGAATGAAGACTATTGGGGCGAGCCTGCAAAGCTTGATTCAGTTACGTTCTCTGTAGTACCTGAAGATTTAACTCGTATTGCTGAACTTGAGACGGGTGGAGCGCACATTATCTTCCCAGTAAGCCCAAGTGATGTATCACGTGTAGAAAATACACCGGAAGTATCGTTAGACCGTACGAACAGTGTAAGTATCTCTTATATCGGATTTAACATGGAGAAAGAACCATTTGATGATCAACTTGTTCGTCAAGCAATCTCTATGGCAATTAATAAAGAAGGAATTGTTAGTGGTATCTTAGATGACACTGGTCTTCCTGCAGTTGGGCCACTTGCTCCAGATGTATTTGGTTTTGATGATTCTGTAGATGCACTTCCGTATGATCCTGAAAAGGCACAAGAACTACTTGCTGAAGCTGGATTCGAAGATGGATTCTCTACAACGATCTGGACAAATGATAACCGTGAGCGTATGGATATTGCTGAATACGTTCAAGCAGAACTTTCAAAAATCAACGTAGATGTTAGTATTGAAGTCCTTGAGTGGGGTGCTTACTTAGAGCAAACTGCGAATGGTCAACATGATATGTTTATCCTTGGTTGGACAACTGTAACAGGTGATGCTGACTATGGTATGTATCCGTTATTCCACTCTTCTAATGTTGGGGAAGCTGGTAACCGTACATTCATGAAGGACGCTGAACTTGATGAGATCTTAGTAGAAGCTCGTCAAACATCTGATGAAGAAACACGTCTTTCTCTTTACAAGCAAGCGCAAGAAATGCTTGTAGAAGATGCACCAATGATCTACCTATATCACCAAGAGTACTTAGTTGGGGTTCGTGATAATGTACAAGGTTTCTGGAAACATCCAAATGGAACGTACATGCTTCATGATGTTTCAATTAACTAG
- the recR gene encoding recombination mediator RecR, translated as MQYPEPIAKLIEGFMKLPGIGPKTASRLAFFVLDMKEDDVLDFAKALVNAKRNLTYCSVCLNITDSDPCRICEDNHRDRSTVCVIQEAKDVIAMEKMKEYRGQYHVLHGAISPMDGIGPEDIKIPELLKRLQDDTITEVIIATNPTIEGEATAMYISRLVKPTGIKVTRIAHGLPVGGDLEYADEVTLSRAIEGRREL; from the coding sequence TTGCAATATCCAGAACCAATTGCAAAGTTGATCGAGGGGTTTATGAAATTGCCGGGCATCGGGCCTAAGACTGCAAGTCGCCTCGCATTTTTTGTGCTCGATATGAAAGAAGATGATGTATTGGATTTCGCTAAAGCGTTAGTCAACGCTAAACGAAATCTGACGTATTGTTCAGTCTGTCTTAATATTACTGATTCAGATCCTTGTCGCATATGCGAAGATAATCACCGTGATCGATCAACTGTCTGTGTGATACAGGAAGCTAAAGATGTAATCGCAATGGAGAAGATGAAAGAATATCGTGGTCAATATCATGTACTTCACGGAGCGATTTCGCCAATGGACGGGATTGGACCAGAAGATATTAAGATCCCTGAATTATTAAAACGGCTACAAGATGATACCATTACTGAAGTGATCATTGCGACAAACCCCACTATTGAAGGGGAAGCAACAGCGATGTATATTTCACGCCTAGTTAAACCTACAGGGATAAAGGTAACAAGGATTGCTCATGGGTTACCTGTTGGTGGCGACTTAGAATATGCAGATGAAGTTACGTTATCTAGAGCTATAGAAGGAAGACGTGAACTGTAG
- a CDS encoding YbaB/EbfC family nucleoid-associated protein, which yields MKNMGSMMKQMQKMQKQMMKAQEELKEKTVEATAGGGMVTVIASGDKRIVDVQISEDVVDPDDIDMLQDLVLAATNEALKKADELAEQDMGKFTKGMNMPGMF from the coding sequence ATGAAAAACATGGGTAGTATGATGAAGCAAATGCAAAAAATGCAAAAGCAAATGATGAAAGCACAAGAAGAGCTAAAGGAAAAGACAGTCGAAGCAACAGCTGGTGGTGGAATGGTTACCGTTATTGCTAGTGGCGATAAGCGCATTGTTGATGTGCAGATCTCTGAAGATGTAGTAGACCCGGACGATATCGATATGCTTCAAGACTTAGTTCTAGCTGCAACGAACGAAGCGTTGAAAAAAGCTGATGAGTTAGCTGAACAAGATATGGGTAAATTCACTAAAGGAATGAACATGCCAGGAATGTTCTAG
- a CDS encoding PSP1 domain-containing protein, with translation MHQVVGVRFKKAGKIYYFSPGSLELGNGEAVIVETSRGVEYGRVVIGVKSVGEQDVVLPLKQVIRIATEKDRLTVQENREQAQKAFDVCTEKITEHQLDMKLVDVEYTFDRNKVLFYFTADGRIDFRELVKDLAAVFRTRIELRQIGVRDEAKMLGGIGPCGRVLCCSSFLGDFEPVSIKMAKDQNLSLNPAKISGLCGRLMCCLKYENDMYESAKKELPDLGKHIKTPHGKGKVVGLNLLERLVQVDLFEGDGVLEFTIDELMNDKVTATETTE, from the coding sequence TTGCATCAAGTCGTAGGCGTTCGCTTTAAAAAAGCGGGCAAAATCTATTACTTCTCCCCAGGTAGCTTAGAGCTTGGAAATGGAGAAGCTGTCATCGTCGAAACATCACGTGGCGTTGAGTACGGGCGAGTTGTGATCGGAGTGAAGTCGGTAGGAGAACAAGACGTTGTTCTACCATTAAAGCAAGTGATCCGAATCGCAACAGAAAAAGATCGATTAACCGTCCAAGAAAACCGCGAACAAGCTCAAAAGGCTTTTGATGTTTGTACAGAAAAAATCACTGAGCATCAACTTGATATGAAGTTAGTTGATGTTGAATATACATTTGATCGCAATAAAGTATTGTTCTACTTTACAGCTGATGGTCGAATTGACTTCCGTGAGTTAGTGAAAGACTTAGCGGCAGTATTTAGAACACGTATTGAATTGCGTCAAATTGGAGTCCGAGATGAAGCGAAGATGCTCGGAGGAATTGGTCCATGTGGTCGAGTACTATGTTGTTCGTCATTTTTAGGTGATTTTGAGCCGGTTTCAATAAAAATGGCTAAAGACCAGAATCTCTCACTCAACCCAGCAAAAATTTCAGGATTATGTGGGCGTTTAATGTGTTGCTTAAAGTACGAAAACGACATGTACGAGTCAGCAAAAAAAGAGCTGCCTGACTTAGGTAAACATATCAAAACTCCACATGGAAAAGGTAAAGTAGTTGGGCTTAATTTGCTTGAGCGTCTTGTTCAAGTCGATTTATTTGAGGGAGATGGTGTGTTAGAGTTTACCATTGATGAGCTCATGAATGATAAAGTTACAGCGACTGAAACCACAGAATAA
- a CDS encoding aminotransferase class I/II-fold pyridoxal phosphate-dependent enzyme — MNHKGIKTPLIDALKNHRNRSPSSFHVPGHKSGKIVQEAHIEPFQSIYPYDVTELDGLDDLHEATGAILKAEQAAAKLYGAVETAFLVGGSTVGNLAMVHGLCEANDQVLMQRNSHKSMLNAIELFQVEPIFLAPEYEEVTGHALGPSVETVKQALEEYPKAKVLFLTCPNYYGVTIELKAIIEVAHIAGVLVCVDEAHGAHFVLGKPFPPSALQLGADVVVQSAHKMLPALTMGSFLHFHPQLAKAQIKGIRRSLTMLQSSSPSYLIMASLDGARAFAADITQDEIDRIIAGVQALTHELATIPQLNVVERVGSPYSFDPLKVTIKSRTQLSGFDLQKLFFSVGLDVELADEHHILLVFGLGTHWNRDEVVKKVRSVLHPYEVIKRDIISLKDGKKVAKLHVGSTQIRKSKKINVASDEAEGFIAAEAIIPYPPGVPVVYPGEVIDHQVITEVNQLHEAGATFQGLNPVKDGWMVIDLEEEQ, encoded by the coding sequence ATGAATCATAAAGGAATTAAAACACCACTCATTGATGCTTTAAAAAATCACAGAAATCGCTCTCCATCCTCTTTTCATGTACCAGGACATAAGAGTGGGAAAATAGTACAAGAAGCTCATATAGAACCATTTCAGTCGATTTATCCTTATGATGTAACAGAGCTCGATGGACTTGATGATCTTCATGAAGCTACTGGAGCAATCCTTAAAGCTGAACAAGCTGCCGCAAAATTATATGGGGCAGTGGAGACTGCTTTTTTAGTAGGTGGTTCAACAGTTGGTAATTTAGCTATGGTTCACGGATTATGTGAGGCAAATGATCAAGTTCTCATGCAGCGAAATAGTCACAAATCAATGTTGAACGCAATAGAATTATTCCAAGTAGAACCTATTTTTTTAGCTCCTGAATATGAAGAAGTGACTGGGCATGCCCTAGGACCTTCAGTAGAAACGGTAAAACAAGCATTAGAAGAATACCCAAAAGCAAAGGTGTTATTTTTAACATGTCCTAATTATTATGGTGTAACTATAGAACTTAAAGCAATAATTGAGGTTGCTCATATAGCTGGAGTTCTTGTTTGTGTAGATGAAGCGCATGGGGCTCACTTTGTGTTAGGAAAGCCTTTTCCACCCTCGGCTTTGCAGCTAGGAGCAGACGTCGTTGTCCAGTCCGCTCACAAAATGCTTCCTGCCCTTACCATGGGATCTTTTTTACACTTTCATCCTCAACTAGCTAAAGCGCAAATCAAGGGTATTAGAAGGTCGTTAACGATGCTGCAATCAAGTAGCCCCTCTTATTTAATCATGGCTTCTCTTGATGGGGCGAGGGCATTTGCCGCAGATATCACACAAGACGAAATTGATAGAATTATAGCAGGAGTTCAAGCGTTGACTCACGAATTAGCTACTATTCCACAATTAAACGTTGTTGAAAGAGTAGGCTCTCCCTATTCATTTGATCCTTTAAAGGTTACAATAAAGTCAAGAACTCAGTTGTCAGGATTTGATTTGCAGAAGTTATTTTTTAGTGTAGGACTTGATGTGGAATTAGCGGATGAGCATCATATCTTACTCGTCTTTGGCCTCGGTACTCATTGGAACAGGGATGAAGTTGTAAAGAAAGTCAGGAGCGTCTTGCACCCATATGAAGTGATCAAACGAGACATCATTTCACTTAAAGATGGGAAAAAGGTTGCAAAACTTCACGTAGGCTCAACGCAAATAAGGAAATCAAAGAAAATAAATGTAGCTAGTGATGAAGCGGAAGGTTTTATTGCGGCAGAAGCGATTATTCCTTACCCACCAGGCGTTCCAGTTGTGTATCCAGGTGAGGTTATTGACCATCAAGTAATTACAGAGGTCAATCAGCTTCATGAAGCAGGGGCTACCTTTCAAGGGTTAAACCCTGTCAAAGATGGATGGATGGTTATAGATTTGGAGGAAGAACAATGA
- a CDS encoding pro-sigmaK processing inhibitor BofA family protein: MDPILMIVLMAGLVVLLLTMGAPVKPIRLVGQLAVKVVIGALLLFFVNAFGSFFDFHIPINGVTALVSGLLGIPGLLLLIITKQFIL; encoded by the coding sequence ATGGATCCGATACTAATGATCGTGCTAATGGCTGGACTTGTAGTTTTATTATTAACAATGGGGGCGCCGGTTAAACCAATTCGCTTAGTAGGGCAGTTAGCTGTAAAAGTAGTCATTGGAGCGTTGTTACTTTTTTTTGTGAACGCGTTTGGTTCTTTCTTTGATTTTCATATACCTATTAATGGTGTAACGGCTCTTGTATCCGGATTGCTCGGTATTCCTGGTTTGCTTCTATTGATTATTACAAAACAATTTATACTATAA
- the holB gene encoding DNA polymerase III subunit delta': protein MESWNQLKESQPRVVQLLSKSLTKDRLAHAYLFEGSKGTGKKRVALQVAKSFLCKQREGAEPCQVCVDCKRINHGNHPDVHSIEPDGLSIKKHQVEHLQKEFTFRGVESGKKVYLVSNADKMTASAANSLLKFLEEPTAPTLAILMTEQANRVLPTIQSRSQQLSFSPLPPEQFRARLESRGVSKTLSAIIAGLTSSDDEANVLLDSDWIAQARSVVIQLNEELYQRPHQVYFTIQDKWLNTFKERRELKLGLDMILLWLRDLLYTQVGKTDQLVFVDQQTLLEQQAFSSSQERTSQNMSFVLEAKRHLSANVSPQLVMEKLFFSIQEG from the coding sequence ATGGAATCTTGGAATCAGTTAAAAGAGAGTCAACCTAGAGTCGTACAACTTTTATCAAAAAGTTTAACAAAAGACCGCTTAGCCCATGCTTATTTATTTGAAGGAAGCAAAGGGACGGGAAAAAAGCGCGTGGCTTTGCAAGTTGCAAAAAGCTTTCTATGTAAACAGAGAGAAGGAGCCGAGCCTTGTCAGGTATGTGTAGATTGTAAGCGAATCAATCATGGCAATCACCCAGACGTTCATAGTATAGAGCCAGATGGATTATCGATCAAGAAACATCAAGTCGAGCATTTACAAAAAGAATTTACGTTTCGCGGAGTAGAGTCCGGAAAAAAGGTATACCTTGTTTCGAATGCTGATAAAATGACAGCAAGTGCTGCTAATAGTTTGTTGAAATTCTTAGAAGAACCAACCGCTCCGACACTGGCTATTCTAATGACCGAGCAAGCAAATAGAGTTTTACCGACGATTCAATCACGTAGTCAGCAATTAAGTTTTTCGCCATTACCGCCGGAACAATTCAGAGCACGATTAGAAAGTAGAGGCGTGTCAAAGACGTTAAGTGCGATAATTGCTGGATTAACTTCAAGTGATGATGAAGCAAATGTGTTATTAGACTCAGATTGGATTGCACAAGCACGAAGCGTAGTGATACAATTAAATGAAGAGCTTTATCAAAGACCTCATCAAGTTTACTTTACGATTCAGGATAAATGGCTGAATACGTTTAAAGAACGTCGTGAGCTTAAACTTGGTTTGGATATGATACTCTTATGGTTGAGAGACCTTTTATATACACAGGTTGGCAAAACCGATCAATTGGTTTTTGTTGATCAACAGACGTTGCTAGAGCAGCAGGCCTTCTCTAGCTCACAGGAGAGAACGAGTCAAAATATGTCTTTTGTACTCGAAGCAAAGCGCCATTTAAGCGCGAATGTTAGTCCTCAGCTAGTCATGGAGAAGCTGTTTTTTAGCATACAGGAGGGATAG
- a CDS encoding cyclic-di-AMP receptor, which yields MKLVIAVIQDKDSNRLSDGLVKANYRATKLSSTGGFLKAGNTTFLIGTEDEHIDEVKQIIKENCQSRNQLVAPISPMGGNADSYVPYPVEVQVGGATVFVVPVEQFEQF from the coding sequence TTGAAATTAGTTATTGCTGTAATACAAGATAAAGATAGTAATCGTCTGTCAGATGGTTTAGTTAAGGCGAATTATAGAGCAACCAAACTTTCGAGTACGGGGGGATTTTTAAAAGCAGGAAACACAACATTTTTAATTGGTACGGAAGACGAACATATAGATGAAGTGAAACAAATTATTAAAGAGAACTGCCAAAGTCGCAACCAACTAGTTGCTCCAATCTCTCCAATGGGTGGCAACGCTGACTCCTATGTGCCTTATCCTGTTGAAGTACAGGTGGGTGGGGCAACGGTTTTTGTTGTACCAGTAGAACAGTTTGAACAATTTTAA
- the dnaX gene encoding DNA polymerase III subunit gamma/tau, whose amino-acid sequence MSYQALYRVWRPQQLRDVVGQEHITKTLQNALLQNKFSHAYLFSGPRGTGKTSAAKIISKAINCEKAPVAEPCNECASCIGITTGAIVDVMEIDAASNNGVDEIRDIRDKVKFAPNEVRYKVYIIDEVHMLSTGAFNALLKTLEEPPSHVIFILATTEPHKIPLTIISRCQRFDFKRIPNEAIVGRMSEILAHDQMEVDQDALSLIARAADGGMRDALSLLDQAISYSDETLTMQDVLAITGAVSEEALMSLVEAIAQKQTVQALELLDRLVKDGKEPSRMMEDLIYFMRDLLLCKTAPESVELLERAKSGERTNELASLFDLTWLYQAIDILNTSQQEIKWSAHPKIILEMAILRLINQRGEQSSVETKNIEVPNLTQLEAKVEALEKALKQLKASGATATDGDGRGQQAVKRPKKQIPQTRVNTTKVKELLKMASKQELHKVSSQWGGLMEQVKSQNIPAHAWLSDSRPVAAADGFVLLAFQNEMHRDMMDTKFRLFLEEVLQDIFGRSITFMTLLQNQWERLREEYVKEQRGDAEESDPVVDEALKLVGSDLVEIIDG is encoded by the coding sequence ATGAGCTATCAAGCATTATATCGCGTATGGCGACCGCAGCAATTGCGTGATGTTGTCGGGCAAGAGCATATTACAAAAACGCTGCAAAATGCTTTGTTGCAAAATAAATTTTCCCACGCTTATTTATTTTCAGGGCCAAGAGGAACGGGTAAAACAAGTGCAGCGAAGATTATTTCTAAAGCGATTAACTGTGAAAAAGCCCCTGTAGCTGAGCCTTGTAATGAATGTGCGTCGTGTATTGGTATTACAACAGGTGCTATTGTCGATGTCATGGAAATCGATGCTGCATCAAATAATGGTGTTGATGAGATACGTGATATTCGAGATAAGGTAAAGTTTGCTCCGAATGAAGTACGATATAAAGTGTATATTATCGATGAGGTACATATGCTTTCAACAGGTGCGTTTAATGCGTTACTAAAAACGTTGGAAGAACCACCAAGTCATGTTATTTTTATTCTTGCTACAACAGAACCACATAAAATACCATTAACGATTATCTCGAGGTGTCAGCGTTTCGATTTTAAGCGTATTCCTAATGAGGCGATTGTTGGGAGAATGAGCGAGATTTTAGCCCATGATCAAATGGAAGTAGATCAAGATGCTCTTTCTTTGATCGCGCGTGCTGCAGATGGTGGGATGCGTGATGCGTTAAGTCTACTCGACCAGGCAATTTCTTATTCAGATGAGACGTTAACGATGCAGGATGTTCTTGCTATTACAGGAGCTGTTTCAGAAGAGGCGTTGATGAGTCTTGTCGAAGCAATCGCTCAAAAACAAACGGTCCAAGCGTTAGAATTGCTTGATCGCTTAGTGAAAGATGGGAAAGAGCCAAGTCGGATGATGGAGGATCTTATCTACTTTATGCGAGACTTACTACTCTGTAAAACTGCTCCAGAATCAGTTGAACTATTGGAGAGAGCTAAGTCTGGGGAACGCACAAATGAATTAGCTAGTCTATTTGATTTAACTTGGCTCTATCAAGCAATTGATATTTTGAATACATCACAACAAGAAATAAAGTGGTCCGCGCACCCTAAGATTATTCTTGAAATGGCGATCTTACGTTTGATTAATCAACGTGGTGAGCAGTCTTCGGTGGAAACGAAAAATATAGAGGTTCCTAATTTGACGCAATTAGAAGCGAAGGTAGAAGCGCTAGAAAAAGCGTTAAAGCAATTGAAGGCTAGTGGGGCTACAGCTACCGATGGTGATGGGCGTGGGCAACAAGCTGTAAAGCGACCAAAAAAACAAATTCCACAAACGAGAGTGAATACCACGAAAGTGAAGGAGCTCCTAAAAATGGCTTCTAAGCAAGAACTTCATAAGGTTTCTTCGCAGTGGGGTGGTTTAATGGAGCAAGTGAAATCGCAAAATATTCCTGCTCACGCATGGTTGAGTGATAGTCGCCCTGTTGCAGCTGCGGACGGCTTTGTTCTTCTAGCGTTCCAAAATGAAATGCATCGTGATATGATGGATACAAAGTTCCGTCTATTTTTAGAAGAGGTGCTTCAAGACATATTCGGGCGATCAATTACGTTTATGACCCTACTTCAAAACCAGTGGGAACGATTGAGAGAAGAGTATGTGAAAGAGCAACGAGGAGATGCTGAAGAAAGTGACCCTGTTGTAGATGAGGCACTGAAATTAGTAGGCTCTGACCTAGTTGAAATTATAGATGGTTAA
- a CDS encoding sigma factor G inhibitor Gin, with the protein MRLEVIQVKKTRVIHVRLGENCVCCQRIRHEGIRLFSTFICQGCEREIITTDCQDIEYETKIDRLRYILPTKK; encoded by the coding sequence ATGAGACTAGAGGTGATACAGGTGAAAAAAACTAGGGTCATTCATGTACGGCTTGGGGAAAATTGTGTTTGTTGTCAACGGATACGACATGAGGGCATACGATTATTTAGTACGTTTATTTGCCAAGGGTGTGAAAGAGAGATTATTACAACTGATTGTCAAGATATAGAGTATGAAACAAAAATCGATCGACTAAGATATATACTCCCAACTAAAAAATAA
- a CDS encoding YaaL family protein gives MFFRKKGRLRNEENERLLHAIETMKTRLDSERHFVAHGVDPSDDILTRIKMNDSIYSFLLREVRKQNVQKNKL, from the coding sequence ATGTTTTTCCGGAAAAAGGGAAGGTTACGAAATGAAGAAAACGAACGTCTGCTTCATGCTATCGAAACGATGAAAACGCGATTGGATAGCGAGAGACATTTTGTTGCTCACGGCGTCGACCCGTCTGATGACATCCTTACACGTATTAAAATGAATGATTCGATCTACTCGTTTCTACTTAGAGAGGTCAGAAAGCAAAATGTTCAAAAGAACAAGCTATAA
- the tadA gene encoding tRNA adenosine(34) deaminase TadA yields the protein MDEHEKWMRLALAEADKAEDIGEVPIGAVIVKDGQVIGAAHNRRETDLQATAHAELLAIERACNALGSWRLSDCTLYVTLEPCPMCAGAIVQSRVDRVVYGAADPKAGCAGTLLNLLDEPRFNHRAQVISGCLAEECGERLTSFFRLLRARKKREKLKDLS from the coding sequence GTGGATGAACATGAAAAGTGGATGAGGTTGGCCCTCGCTGAAGCTGATAAGGCTGAGGATATTGGAGAGGTTCCTATTGGTGCAGTGATTGTGAAAGATGGTCAAGTCATTGGTGCAGCACACAACCGCCGTGAAACCGACTTACAAGCAACTGCCCATGCCGAATTACTTGCTATTGAGCGAGCCTGCAACGCGTTAGGAAGTTGGCGTTTGTCGGATTGTACATTGTATGTGACGCTTGAACCGTGTCCGATGTGCGCGGGGGCTATTGTACAATCAAGGGTCGATCGAGTTGTTTATGGAGCTGCCGACCCTAAAGCAGGTTGTGCAGGGACGCTCTTGAATTTACTGGATGAACCAAGATTCAATCATCGTGCACAAGTAATAAGTGGGTGCTTAGCTGAAGAGTGTGGGGAACGCTTAACTTCCTTTTTCCGTCTGTTAAGAGCAAGGAAGAAGCGTGAAAAGTTGAAAGATCTATCCTAA
- the tmk gene encoding dTMP kinase yields MKDGLFITVEGGEGAGKTTVVDKIEQTMRNQGIPVMRTREPGGIRIAERIREVILDIEHTEMDARTEALLYAAARRQHLVEKIIPALKEGKVVLCDRFIDSSLAYQGHARGIGFEDVLKINEFAIEGHYPNLTLYFDINPEVGLARIEQNKEREINRLDQEVFDFHKKVQEGYKKVISKYRERVAIINAEQEVDAVYEDTMRVINKYLA; encoded by the coding sequence ATGAAGGATGGATTATTTATTACCGTTGAAGGTGGCGAAGGAGCAGGGAAAACCACCGTAGTGGATAAAATCGAACAAACTATGCGTAATCAGGGGATTCCTGTGATGCGAACGAGAGAACCAGGCGGAATTCGTATTGCTGAACGCATTCGAGAAGTAATTTTAGATATTGAACATACCGAGATGGACGCAAGGACCGAGGCTTTGCTGTATGCAGCAGCTAGAAGGCAACATCTTGTTGAAAAAATTATCCCTGCCTTAAAAGAAGGGAAAGTCGTCCTGTGCGATCGGTTTATTGATAGCAGTTTAGCTTATCAAGGTCATGCGAGAGGAATTGGATTTGAGGATGTTTTAAAGATTAATGAGTTCGCTATTGAAGGACATTATCCCAATCTGACGCTCTATTTCGATATTAATCCTGAAGTTGGGCTTGCTCGGATTGAGCAAAATAAAGAGCGTGAAATTAATCGACTAGACCAAGAGGTGTTTGATTTTCACAAAAAAGTCCAAGAGGGCTATAAGAAAGTAATTAGCAAATATCGAGAGCGTGTAGCTATTATAAATGCAGAACAAGAAGTTGATGCGGTGTATGAAGATACGATGCGTGTCATTAATAAGTACTTGGCATAA
- the yabA gene encoding DNA replication initiation control protein YabA, whose product MEKKAIFQKVSQIEERIGELHHELRGLKEQLAHLIEENHYMQIENDHLRKRLETESEPEELPKQKTKPVVGEGYDNLARLYQEGFHVCNTHYGSIRSDGDDCLFCLSFLHQK is encoded by the coding sequence GTGGAGAAAAAGGCAATCTTTCAGAAAGTAAGTCAAATTGAAGAACGAATTGGAGAGCTTCACCATGAGCTACGTGGCTTAAAGGAACAGCTCGCCCACTTAATAGAAGAGAACCACTACATGCAAATAGAGAATGACCATTTACGAAAACGTCTTGAAACCGAAAGTGAGCCAGAGGAACTTCCTAAACAAAAGACAAAGCCAGTTGTAGGTGAAGGGTACGATAACCTTGCTAGACTTTACCAAGAAGGCTTCCACGTTTGTAACACTCATTATGGCAGTATACGTTCTGATGGTGATGATTGTCTTTTCTGTTTGTCATTCTTGCATCAAAAGTAA